A window of Chiloscyllium plagiosum isolate BGI_BamShark_2017 chromosome 25, ASM401019v2, whole genome shotgun sequence genomic DNA:
ctggaaaagcacagcaggtcaggcagcatcccaggagcaggaaaatcgacgtttcacgcaaaagtccttcatcaggaatagaggcaggatgcctgtagggtggagagataaatttgggggtggggatggaggtgataggtcagagagaagggtgggggtaTAATTAGCCTGCCGCTGTTACTGGGTAAGAAACAGTATGAATACTATTATACAACAGTTTTCACAATACGTATagcctttttatatttttctctagTTTCACTGTGTTTGTGCTGAAGTTTTGAAATGATCGAGAATGTGCAGAACAGAATAATACAAAGTGGTGTTACAAACTCAACAACAAAAAATACATCATGCCAAGTTGCAGCAACATTAAAAGACTCGTATAAATGGAAGCTCTCACAATATGTAAGGTTCTTCTGCTCAAACACGTGCCTTTCAAACAGAAGGTACGAGGTCATTAATAGCATTAGAGTCCATGTAAAAGATACGCCCACTATAGCATATCTTTGTGACACAGAATTAAATTTATGGTGAAGTTGGACAACTTTAAAATAACGATCTATTGCCGCGAGTGTGAAAAAGGCAGTACTGCCTGCACGATTCAACGACACCATAAATAACACACGACAGACGATATCTCCGAGGATCCAGTCCTTTTTGTTTACACAGTAAGCCAAACGAAATGGTAGGCAACACATCAAGAGAAAATCTGCTATTGTCAGATTAAACAAATAGATCGTACTCAGTTTCCAAGGTTTCCACCGAAAGCAAAAGATCCACAAAGCAACAGCATTGCCGATTGATTCTAGAATGAATTCTACCAACAGCAACGGTATGACGATATTGATCAGCGTTGTTCCGTCAAATTCAACGAAATATTCATCGTTGCACTGTTGTCTGGAGAATGATACTTTGATGTTTAATGCTGCGATGAAGTCGCCTATATGATATATATAGTTTTGCTCTTTCGTCAGTTCTTTTTGTGAGACGTGATGCACATTAAAACATTTCACAAATTTGAAATAGTAATATTCATGGTACTTCAATTCCAGTTACTTTAAGAGTCCTTTTTGTTTAAAGAGGTTGTAACTGGGACTTTATTGTTGATATCATTTTATGTGCTGGGTCATTGAAGAAAATCGATGGGATTACATTATTCTTTCTACAGCTGAGTCTCTGGATCTGTATTTTACTGGAACTATAGCCGAACTAGGATATTGCATAAAttcgtgattttttttgtttcaatatttaTTGCAATAAAGTAAAACCCCAACATTTCAATGAACCTTTTATGACGTTTTCCACATGCAAACCCACCTTTTTTAAAGATCCGTGTGCCCTAAATCCTTGTTCTTTCACTCTTGAGAATCTTTGACTTTTCAAACCCACATTTTGGATGAAATGATAGTGTCACTGGAATAGTTAACCAGACGCCAGTTTAATGCTGTGctgacatgggttcaaatcccaccagaaaTTTGTAGGTCAGCTTGTTGACCTACAAAGGGCAAGTGTCTTATATTCATTGGTTAGAATGAATTGAAATGGGTTGAACAACAGCTCCTCAAAAATATCAATGCAATTTCAGAGGGAGACTAAGCTGTCCTTAACACCTCAGCCAGCATAAGGAGACAAAACAGAATACTGCTAGAAGCAGACAAGACACTGCCACCTCCAACTGTCGAGATAGTTGCATTTGTTTTCTGGGATTTGTAAACCGCTCTCATCTACCATAGTAATCCATTTAGCTTATTAAGTTTTGCTTTTTAACAAACGTAAAGAGTTACTTTTAAGTAAGATTACTTACGCGTTCTTATTCATCACTTTTAGACAACTTGTCAAGATGAAACCTAAAACTTGCAGATTAGAATATGTGGTGGGGACCAAAGACCATCCCTTCAGTTTTCCCAATACTTAGTTGAAAGAAAGTTCCAAATGCCTGACATCTCAGACTTTCAGAAAACTGTAGagaaaggtgctggtgagatacAGCTTGATGGTATAATATACATAAGGAAACTGCTGAGTTTTCAAATGTCACCAAGGGGAAGTATGTTGACGGGAGGGGCCACAATGATAGATCTTTGGAGTTGGATAAGGATGATAGGTAAGAATGGAATCAACTATCACATCAGCTGAATGACATGGATGGTAGTGTGGTCAACCACATCAGACCACATACAAGATAATAATGAATTGTCACACATGATGCCATTCACAAATTCTGAACCTATAGCAGGGTATACCTTTATCTATATCAAGAGATTTGTGTGCATGTAGTAGAAAGACATCAGACAACACCACAAACTATAGAAAATGGCCATTTGAACAACTGAGCTACAAGACAAGACCACAAAAGAATTCCattgaaaaaaatgcaatgtGCTTAAACTAACCTGGGAGAGTTTTGCACTCTGCCTGTGTGGATGTCCTGATGAAACATTGATACTTTTCCATCATAGAGGTcaatccataagacataggagcggaagtaaggccattcggcccatcgagtccactccgccattcaatcatggctgatgggcatttcaactccacttacccgcattctctctgaggagcaggagaattatgtttcaggcataaatcttTCATTAAGAATTCCTGACAAAgtgcttctgcccgaaacattgattttcttgctcctcggatgctgcctgacctgctgtgcttttccagcaccacaacttGGGAAAGACAAGGTAATACTGGGAAAAGCAGCAACTCTTGCATGTGCATGTGCCCATTAAGTATTCTTAATCATTAAATAGTtgtttcaagaaaaaaaagaggaaatgaaataaatattttaacatcAAGTAGATACATAGACAGTTTTGTGGGTTATCGAGAAATATGACCACATTCCTCTTTTGCAAGAAAAGTATAGTAAATGATACTGGTGCTCATATTCAGGGGAAATTATTGCAAATGTAAAGGGTTCACCTGAAATAGTAATAAATTTGATTATCATTACCACACACTTACAGCTAAATgatgagtttttaaaaagctTCAACAATACTATCATGTGAAAAAACAGCTGATTGTCAGtaaatgcagtggttcaagtcCACATCAGCATTGTCTATCGCTGAGCATGTTCAAATAACCACAACTCTACTGGGGCAGtttggtggctcagcggttagcactgctgcctcacagcattagggtctcaggttcgattccagcctcgggtgactgcctgtgtggagtttcctcccacagtccaaagatgtgcaggtcaggtgaagtggtcatactaaattgtccatagtgttaggtgcattagtcagagggaaatgggtctgggtgggttactcttcggagggtcagtgtggacttgttgggtcgaagggcctgcttccacattgtagggaatctaatctaattaacttaaaaatgaggtgtcaaccgaGTGAAGCTATCAAATAGGACAACTTGTGTGCCAAGCAGCAAGTGTTAAGAGTTAAGTGTTCCCACAACCAACatttcagatctaagctctgcaatcttgtcacatccagttgtctttggtggtggacaattaaacaattcactggaggaggctcTACatatattcccatcctcaatgatggaaggaaCCAACATATCAGTGCcaaagataaggttgaagcattcacagcaatattCAGCCAtaagtgccaagtgaatgatccattttGGCCTCCACCACTGTTCCccgcatcacagacaccagtgatcagtcaattcaattcattccatgtgatagcAAAAAACATAGTTGAATGAAATCCCACTgtactgtagctttctgcagtaagAAAAGCAGTTGGGATTTCCTAAGTATTTGGGAGATTTTATCAAGGCACATATGTCTAATCTACAAAAGTGGAGGGTGGAACCACTGACCTTCTCCTAGCCCTGTACATTGCTATCTCATAACCTGCCTATTGtaaattgaaataactccataaaaGCCGGCATCCCATCACTAAACCACCTTATATTTACACATGGAGACCTTGACACTGATACAcctccctcagagtgaacaggatgtctgacactcctgttcttatctgtcagccagggctctgtgATTATGTCCAAATTCtataagtgctccttattggtcttccctgttattagcacatctaGATAATTGGCaatctggggtagaccttgtaaaatgttctccattgtcagCTGAAAAactgcacaggctgatgatattccaaatggcagtctcgtgATTTGGCACAAACCCTTATgtgtattaattgtagcatacctccgggaatcctcatctaaccgcaGCTGCAAGCATGCATGGCTCCTAtccagcttcgtgaaggacaATCCCTCTggcagctttgtgtataaatcttATAAGTGAAGGAGTGGGTTTTTATCCAGCTGCggaaagcagtttaccatttgtttaacatCCCCACAAAGGCGAATCGATCTATTTAGCTTCCCAATCAGTATGACTGGTGCTGCCATTCTGCACactgatgattccttcactttccagcttcTGATTTCTActtctacttttgcccataagctAAATGGCACTGGGGGGGCATtgtagaattgtggaattgcttcttgctcaacatgcaaggtggccttggttcctctgatagttcatagaccttcctgaaagacatctgggtatttaattaggacttcattaggcagccattttccaatcaaaaaatgttgagccgaTCTAAGTGAATCTTTCTCGACCAATTTCACCCaatcaagcttgggcccaagccttttactgcAGTAAGTGAtaactg
This region includes:
- the LOC122562412 gene encoding hydroxycarboxylic acid receptor 1-like, whose product is MVSAQYHEYYYFKFVKCFNVHHVSQKELTKEQNYIYHIGDFIAALNIKVSFSRQQCNDEYFVEFDGTTLINIVIPLLLVEFILESIGNAVALWIFCFRWKPWKLSTIYLFNLTIADFLLMCCLPFRLAYCVNKKDWILGDIVCRVLFMVSLNRAGSTAFFTLAAIDRYFKVVQLHHKFNSVSQRYAIVGVSFTWTLMLLMTSYLLFERHVFEQKNLTYCESFHLYESFNVAATWHDVFFVVEFVTPLCIILFCTFSIISKLQHKHSETREKYKKAIRIVKTVV